Proteins encoded together in one Vulcanisaeta thermophila window:
- a CDS encoding hydrogenase iron-sulfur subunit, producing MPSNRILIIGGGIAGIEAALALAGMGYKVTLVEKSPAIGGKMAMLDKTFPTLDCSICIEGPLISDVARNPNIELLAPSELLEITGSPGEFKAKILVKPRYVTDDCTKCGQCEDVCPVLVPNEFEAGIGARKAIYLPFPQAEPGIYAIDIDHCLNKPPNYFPCDRCARACDRNAVVYTMLPRVIERDVAAVIVATGFELEKGDILGDYGYGKYMDVVTSLEFERLVTASGPSGGVVIKPSTGEEPENLLLISCVGSRSVRGNDYCSGFCCTYLLKQAIYAKVLHGIKNVTIMYMNDVRTYGKGFEGFFDRALKEGINIVWGRPEILGESNGKIKVRFEDTRNRRVVTNEYDMVVLAPSVKPVSDMGRLSKILGISLNNVGFVATDPTNPTQTTRPGIFAAGSVSGPKDISESVITGLAAAIQSIRYAGPGTIEEERFEETIDPRPMRIGVFVCHCGTNIAGVADVPYLVEEAKKMPDVVHAEDLQYACAKSSLDRITQVIKEKNLTRVVVASCSPVTHLRFFQDAAKRAGLNPYLVTMTNIRNLDTWVHSDRKVATEKAKDMIRMAVAQAHHLVPLQQIKLPVIKRALVIGCGPAGLAAATGLASAGVETILVEKEPECGGMLRKLGKLEPEGIEARKLLDRMVEEAREVGVKFITGATIKDVSGFTGNFHVVLTNGMEFDVGAIIVATGAKPYIPTEFNYGKDPRVLTTLDLEMGKNVEGKNVAVINCVGSRTSGRGCSRYCCAVGLSKAIELRNQGKNVVVIYRDIMGVNPEVEDLYKKAREAGVLFIRIPRKAELTEAIKMDTNKLIVRDTELGDDVEVPFDNIVLNIGLVPSEDTDEAAKIMRLSKDQEGFLMEAHPKLGPVDTMTPGIFIAGTARGPKGVGEAIAEGYAAAARAYMMLAQGYVTKEPFIPKFDWSKCTKCGLCIRVCPYGAIRGVPGKYIEHIPAACQGCGACVAECPQDAITQEAMSDDAIIAQIDAALVEEPWGKVVMFTCAYCSYWAADNAGIFKLQYPPYARIIRLQCSSRLSWKHVKHAFEKGAAGVIVTGCRLGDCHYITANQNTVRRYENWKKRLKNAGIREDRLRIRLFGAPEVDELVKAMKEAEEIVKTVTKQEIEQTMQIVKRLR from the coding sequence ATGCCCAGCAATAGAATTCTAATCATAGGCGGTGGCATTGCCGGTATCGAGGCTGCTTTGGCTTTGGCTGGTATGGGTTACAAGGTCACCCTTGTTGAAAAGTCCCCCGCCATTGGGGGTAAGATGGCAATGCTAGACAAAACATTCCCCACACTAGACTGTAGCATATGCATAGAGGGACCATTAATAAGCGATGTGGCAAGAAACCCCAATATTGAATTACTGGCGCCTTCGGAGCTCCTTGAAATAACTGGATCGCCAGGGGAGTTTAAAGCGAAGATACTGGTCAAGCCCAGGTACGTGACAGATGACTGCACTAAGTGTGGGCAGTGTGAGGATGTGTGCCCTGTGCTGGTTCCCAACGAGTTTGAGGCTGGTATTGGGGCTAGGAAGGCCATTTACCTACCATTCCCACAGGCAGAACCAGGAATATACGCCATAGATATAGACCACTGCCTAAATAAACCACCAAACTACTTCCCCTGTGACCGCTGTGCCAGGGCTTGTGATAGGAATGCCGTGGTCTACACAATGCTGCCCAGGGTCATTGAGAGGGATGTGGCCGCTGTGATAGTGGCCACGGGCTTCGAGCTGGAGAAGGGCGACATACTGGGTGATTATGGTTATGGTAAGTACATGGATGTGGTGACCTCTCTAGAGTTCGAGAGGCTTGTGACTGCGTCGGGGCCCTCGGGGGGTGTTGTGATTAAGCCTAGCACTGGTGAGGAACCCGAGAACCTACTCCTAATCTCCTGCGTGGGCTCCAGGAGTGTGAGGGGTAATGACTACTGCTCAGGCTTCTGCTGTACATACCTACTGAAGCAGGCTATATATGCTAAGGTGCTTCACGGAATTAAGAATGTAACCATAATGTACATGAATGATGTCAGGACGTATGGAAAGGGCTTCGAGGGCTTCTTTGACAGGGCCTTGAAGGAGGGCATAAACATAGTGTGGGGTAGGCCTGAAATTCTCGGTGAGAGTAATGGTAAGATTAAGGTTAGGTTTGAGGACACCAGGAATAGGAGGGTTGTGACTAACGAGTACGACATGGTGGTGCTGGCACCCTCAGTGAAGCCCGTTAGTGACATGGGCAGGTTAAGCAAGATACTGGGTATATCATTAAATAATGTTGGGTTTGTGGCCACGGACCCAACCAACCCCACACAAACCACAAGGCCTGGCATCTTCGCCGCAGGATCCGTGAGTGGTCCCAAAGACATTTCGGAGTCGGTCATCACAGGACTAGCCGCTGCCATTCAGTCAATTAGGTATGCGGGGCCAGGTACCATTGAGGAGGAGAGGTTTGAGGAGACCATAGACCCAAGGCCCATGAGGATAGGGGTCTTTGTGTGTCATTGCGGTACTAACATAGCTGGTGTGGCTGATGTGCCGTACCTGGTCGAGGAGGCCAAGAAAATGCCTGATGTGGTTCACGCCGAGGACTTACAATATGCATGTGCCAAGTCATCACTTGATAGGATAACCCAGGTAATTAAGGAGAAGAACTTGACGAGGGTTGTGGTGGCATCATGCTCACCCGTAACCCACCTTAGGTTTTTCCAGGATGCTGCTAAGAGGGCTGGTCTTAACCCGTACCTAGTAACCATGACTAACATCAGGAACCTGGATACGTGGGTGCATAGCGATAGGAAGGTGGCCACGGAAAAGGCAAAGGACATGATAAGAATGGCCGTAGCCCAAGCCCACCACCTAGTGCCGCTGCAGCAGATAAAGTTACCAGTAATTAAGAGGGCGCTCGTAATTGGATGCGGACCCGCTGGGCTAGCAGCCGCCACTGGGCTTGCCAGCGCCGGTGTGGAGACGATACTGGTTGAGAAGGAGCCTGAGTGCGGTGGTATGCTTAGGAAACTAGGTAAACTGGAGCCCGAGGGTATTGAGGCCAGGAAGTTGCTTGATAGGATGGTTGAGGAGGCCAGGGAGGTTGGGGTTAAGTTCATCACTGGAGCTACGATTAAGGATGTTAGTGGGTTTACGGGTAACTTCCACGTGGTCCTCACCAACGGTATGGAGTTCGACGTGGGCGCCATAATAGTGGCCACGGGCGCCAAGCCCTACATACCCACGGAGTTTAATTACGGTAAGGACCCAAGGGTGCTAACGACGTTGGACCTGGAGATGGGTAAGAACGTTGAGGGTAAGAACGTAGCCGTCATAAACTGTGTGGGATCCAGAACAAGCGGTAGGGGCTGCTCAAGGTACTGCTGTGCCGTAGGGCTTAGTAAGGCTATTGAGCTTAGGAATCAGGGTAAGAACGTTGTGGTGATTTACAGGGACATAATGGGCGTGAACCCCGAGGTTGAGGATTTGTATAAGAAGGCCAGGGAGGCTGGCGTGTTATTCATCAGGATACCCAGAAAGGCTGAGTTAACAGAGGCCATTAAGATGGACACTAATAAACTAATAGTTAGGGATACAGAGCTTGGGGATGATGTTGAGGTGCCTTTCGACAACATAGTACTCAACATAGGGTTAGTACCCAGTGAGGATACTGACGAGGCCGCTAAGATAATGAGGCTATCTAAGGATCAGGAGGGCTTTCTTATGGAGGCTCATCCTAAGCTTGGTCCTGTGGATACCATGACCCCCGGGATATTCATTGCAGGTACCGCAAGGGGCCCCAAGGGTGTGGGTGAGGCCATTGCTGAGGGCTATGCAGCAGCGGCGAGGGCGTACATGATGCTCGCTCAGGGCTACGTAACCAAGGAGCCATTCATACCCAAGTTTGACTGGAGTAAGTGCACCAAGTGCGGCTTATGTATAAGGGTATGCCCATACGGAGCCATTAGGGGTGTACCAGGTAAGTACATTGAGCACATACCAGCTGCATGCCAGGGTTGTGGTGCTTGTGTTGCTGAGTGCCCGCAGGATGCCATTACCCAGGAGGCCATGAGTGATGATGCCATCATTGCCCAGATTGATGCTGCTTTGGTTGAGGAGCCTTGGGGTAAGGTTGTTATGTTCACCTGCGCCTACTGCTCTTACTGGGCTGCTGATAATGCTGGTATTTTCAAGCTTCAGTACCCGCCCTATGCTAGGATTATTAGGCTTCAGTGTAGTTCGAGGCTTTCGTGGAAGCATGTGAAGCACGCATTCGAGAAGGGGGCAGCGGGAGTAATAGTGACAGGATGCAGACTAGGGGACTGCCACTACATAACAGCAAACCAAAACACAGTAAGAAGATACGAAAACTGGAAAAAGAGACTAAAGAACGCAGGAATCAGGGAGGATAGACTAAGAATAAGACTATTCGGAGCGCCGGAGGTGGATGAGTTGGTGAAGGCGATGAAGGAAGCGGAGGAAATAGTGAAAACCGTAACAAAGCAAGAAATAGAACAAACAATGCAGATTGTGAAACGATTAAGGTGA
- a CDS encoding (Fe-S)-binding protein, which translates to MPVAVNFGLREELMKVVPTLSLCYQCGTCSTNCPITDDSFNIRLIIKKSQLGAVDPRDFKVIWDCVTCGTCQSLCPTGVEITNVIEMLRTLAVKSKVFPTKINEILWKIYENQNPWGYTATDKRRFLAQFGNLINNENPDVLIYPCCLSIGDPRVTRHIKALIRILTKAGLKVGMYTGLTCCGDIISHTGNKAFYEEYTTKVRDALMQYKAPIIVTLSPHCEYSLKRYVKGVRVVHYVELLKELIDSGKLKLDGKKVDVKVTYHDPCYLAKHQGVIEEPRQIIRSIPGVKLIEMEHSGKRALCCGAGGGGIALETRVSTELSKRRLKEALDTGASIMLTACTYCFRMFEDANKVMRTNIKIMDLAEFIDSVLGD; encoded by the coding sequence ATGCCCGTGGCGGTTAACTTTGGACTTAGGGAGGAGTTGATGAAGGTTGTGCCCACACTGAGCCTATGCTATCAATGCGGTACCTGCAGTACCAATTGCCCAATAACCGATGACTCATTCAACATAAGGCTCATAATTAAGAAGTCACAGTTAGGTGCTGTTGATCCCAGGGATTTCAAGGTTATTTGGGACTGCGTAACCTGCGGCACCTGCCAGTCGCTTTGTCCAACTGGTGTTGAGATTACGAATGTTATTGAGATGTTGAGGACCTTGGCCGTGAAGTCCAAGGTATTCCCCACAAAGATTAATGAGATTTTGTGGAAGATCTACGAGAACCAGAACCCATGGGGCTACACAGCCACTGATAAGAGGAGGTTCCTTGCACAGTTTGGTAATTTAATAAACAATGAGAATCCAGACGTGTTGATATACCCATGCTGTTTGAGCATTGGTGATCCCAGGGTTACAAGGCATATTAAGGCCTTGATTAGGATACTCACTAAGGCAGGTCTAAAGGTGGGTATGTACACAGGACTCACATGCTGTGGCGATATAATTAGCCACACAGGTAATAAGGCATTCTATGAGGAGTACACAACAAAGGTTAGGGATGCATTAATGCAGTACAAGGCGCCCATCATAGTCACACTCTCACCACACTGTGAGTACTCCCTGAAGCGTTACGTGAAGGGTGTTAGGGTGGTTCACTATGTCGAGTTGCTTAAGGAGTTGATTGATTCAGGGAAGCTAAAGCTTGATGGTAAGAAGGTGGACGTTAAGGTTACTTACCACGACCCATGTTACCTAGCCAAGCATCAGGGCGTAATTGAGGAGCCCAGGCAAATAATAAGGTCAATACCTGGTGTGAAGCTTATCGAGATGGAGCACAGTGGCAAGAGGGCACTATGCTGCGGTGCCGGTGGTGGGGGGATAGCCCTGGAGACCAGGGTATCCACGGAGCTATCTAAGCGTAGGCTTAAGGAGGCCCTAGACACGGGCGCCTCCATAATGCTAACGGCATGCACATACTGCTTCAGGATGTTTGAGGATGCGAATAAGGTAATGAGAACAAACATTAAAATTATGGATTTGGCTGAGTTCATAGACTCAGTACTGGGTGATTAG
- a CDS encoding electron transfer flavoprotein subunit alpha/FixB family protein, with protein MSEWRGIWVFVEQDDGELERASLEILTRAGELGGKFNEEVYGVLLGHELSGIAEEASRYGADKLIIVDHPELRHFNSDAYTEVLSYLINKYRPRYMLLPATRNSRDIAGRLAVRFRTCLSAHVISVDIDEKDRRLVTAVPGFGGNIVATVVCTGGKPEMATVSPGTYEARAGSKRAVLISETVPEELIKKRRIELVGKERTQMIDLSRAERVVVAGLGTGGDLELINEFAKLINASVGVTRPLADMGLVPRDYQVGTTGVSLRAKLAFVFGASGAPHFVYGIRDCGTVVAVNTDREAPIFEHCDYCIVADLFEILRALIKELRGG; from the coding sequence ATGAGTGAGTGGAGGGGTATTTGGGTATTTGTAGAGCAGGATGATGGTGAGTTAGAAAGGGCGTCCCTCGAGATACTAACGAGGGCTGGTGAACTCGGTGGTAAATTTAATGAGGAGGTTTACGGAGTGCTACTTGGCCATGAGTTAAGTGGTATTGCCGAGGAAGCCTCTAGGTACGGTGCTGATAAGCTAATCATAGTTGATCACCCAGAGCTAAGGCACTTCAATAGTGATGCTTATACGGAAGTCCTGTCCTACTTAATAAATAAGTACAGGCCAAGGTACATGTTACTCCCAGCCACCAGGAACTCCAGGGATATTGCGGGTAGGTTGGCCGTTAGGTTTAGGACATGCCTCAGTGCCCATGTCATATCCGTGGACATAGATGAGAAGGATAGGAGGTTGGTAACGGCGGTTCCAGGGTTTGGCGGCAACATAGTCGCCACGGTAGTGTGCACCGGGGGGAAGCCCGAAATGGCCACCGTGAGCCCCGGAACCTACGAGGCAAGGGCAGGGAGTAAGAGGGCCGTGTTAATAAGCGAGACTGTGCCCGAGGAATTAATCAAGAAACGCAGAATAGAGCTTGTTGGTAAGGAGAGGACGCAGATGATTGATTTATCAAGGGCTGAGAGGGTTGTTGTTGCAGGTCTAGGGACTGGTGGCGACCTTGAATTAATTAATGAATTCGCTAAGCTAATAAACGCTTCCGTGGGCGTAACAAGGCCCCTGGCGGACATGGGCTTGGTGCCCAGGGACTACCAAGTGGGTACCACCGGCGTGTCCCTAAGGGCTAAGTTAGCATTTGTATTCGGTGCCAGTGGTGCACCGCACTTCGTGTACGGCATTAGGGACTGCGGCACCGTGGTTGCGGTTAACACGGACCGTGAGGCACCCATATTCGAGCACTGCGATTACTGCATTGTTGCGGACCTGTTTGAAATACTAAGGGCTTTGATAAAGGAGTTAAGGGGTGGTTAG
- a CDS encoding electron transfer flavoprotein subunit beta/FixA family protein: protein MALGNIIVTMKVTPKPEEIRFDPVKKVVDRSKATNEINPADKNALEMALQIKERYGGRVVIVSMGPQFWDQFILMGIAMGADDAVLISDRALGGSDAFVTSKVLAAAIKKIGNYSLIITGEESSDGSTGQVPPGIAEWLGIPVVTYVSQFLEVGEDYIVVKRTIKGGSETVRVKLPAVLSVELGCNNPRFPDFERLNWAKTEFKLTVWGIKDLGLTEDEVGFKGSLTSVTELRELRPRERLRQFIEGSPEEIARELIRRLGLK from the coding sequence ATGGCACTGGGCAACATAATAGTAACCATGAAGGTGACCCCAAAGCCCGAGGAGATTAGGTTCGACCCCGTTAAGAAGGTTGTGGATAGGTCAAAGGCGACGAATGAGATAAACCCAGCGGATAAGAACGCGCTGGAAATGGCGTTGCAGATTAAGGAGAGGTATGGTGGTAGGGTCGTTATAGTGTCCATGGGGCCACAGTTCTGGGATCAATTCATACTCATGGGTATAGCCATGGGCGCCGATGACGCCGTACTCATAAGCGATAGGGCCCTGGGTGGTTCAGACGCGTTCGTCACGTCTAAGGTGCTCGCTGCCGCTATTAAGAAAATAGGTAACTACTCATTGATAATCACGGGTGAGGAGAGCTCCGATGGATCCACGGGGCAGGTGCCCCCAGGCATTGCCGAGTGGCTTGGTATTCCCGTGGTCACCTACGTATCGCAATTCCTCGAGGTCGGTGAGGATTACATAGTGGTTAAGAGGACAATTAAGGGCGGTAGTGAAACCGTCAGGGTTAAATTACCCGCTGTGCTTTCAGTGGAGCTTGGTTGTAATAACCCAAGGTTCCCAGACTTCGAGAGGCTCAACTGGGCCAAGACCGAGTTTAAACTCACCGTCTGGGGTATCAAGGACCTGGGGCTAACCGAGGATGAGGTTGGGTTTAAGGGCTCATTAACCTCTGTGACGGAGCTTAGGGAGTTGAGGCCTAGGGAGCGCCTTAGGCAGTTTATCGAGGGTAGTCCTGAGGAGATCGCTAGGGAGTTAATAAGGCGCCTTGGGCTTAAGTAA
- a CDS encoding translation initiation factor aIF-1A yields the protein MPKDTQQGGKVRLPMEGELLAKVIELVGDDRARAVCQDGKIRLVRIPGKYRKKMWLKVGDYVLVVPWDFEPNRADLVYKYEKNEVNELRQSGYADILNQLDEMAG from the coding sequence ATGCCCAAGGATACGCAACAGGGTGGTAAGGTTCGCCTACCCATGGAGGGTGAGTTACTGGCCAAGGTCATAGAGTTGGTGGGCGATGATAGGGCTAGGGCTGTTTGCCAGGATGGTAAAATTAGGCTCGTTAGAATACCCGGTAAGTATAGGAAGAAGATGTGGCTTAAGGTCGGCGATTACGTGCTGGTTGTTCCCTGGGACTTCGAGCCAAACAGGGCTGATTTGGTTTATAAGTATGAGAAGAATGAGGTTAATGAGTTAAGACAGAGCGGTTATGCGGATATTTTAAACCAACTCGATGAAATGGCTGGGTAA
- a CDS encoding 60S ribosomal export protein NMD3 produces MKRVCALCGRETDVLIEGLCPDCYRKTHPLARVKRDFVGIVRCPMCGSINYRGRWVRDEKVIKKLILESIEPLGRVSGMEIEDLSLRPSMNMVKVTLRGSVHDLIPEYTEPISVSVRYTEELCPRCRDLALERERAVLQVRSLIPLSDSIKNLVLSIIRNEVSRSAERGSIVDINEVSSGFDVKFTDQGLARAVAYKIHSTIPSRISESQSVLRGRGERTVTKLSISLILVPINRGSVVMVMGKPYYVLGYGQGTFKAVDLKDGIHTRLKITDMVKMGVTVPNYDVECVERGSARVLRVIVEGNEYIVSNAC; encoded by the coding sequence ATGAAGAGGGTGTGTGCGTTATGTGGTAGGGAGACCGACGTCCTAATTGAGGGTTTATGCCCAGATTGCTACAGAAAAACTCACCCGCTGGCTAGGGTTAAGAGGGATTTCGTGGGCATCGTTAGGTGCCCCATGTGCGGCTCCATCAACTACAGGGGTAGGTGGGTCAGGGATGAGAAGGTCATTAAGAAATTGATACTCGAATCCATAGAGCCCCTGGGGAGGGTTTCTGGGATGGAGATTGAGGATTTATCATTAAGGCCCAGTATGAATATGGTGAAGGTCACGCTGAGGGGCTCAGTACACGACCTAATCCCCGAGTACACAGAGCCTATATCCGTGAGTGTCAGGTATACGGAGGAGTTATGCCCAAGGTGCAGGGACTTAGCATTGGAGCGGGAGAGGGCTGTGCTTCAGGTTAGGAGCTTAATACCCCTGAGCGATTCCATTAAGAATCTGGTGCTCAGCATTATTAGGAATGAGGTTTCCCGATCCGCTGAGAGGGGCTCCATCGTTGATATTAATGAGGTTTCGAGCGGTTTTGACGTTAAGTTCACGGACCAGGGATTGGCGAGGGCCGTGGCGTATAAAATACACTCCACAATACCCAGCAGGATATCGGAGAGCCAGAGTGTCCTTAGGGGTAGGGGCGAGAGGACGGTTACTAAGTTGAGCATAAGCTTAATCCTGGTACCCATTAATAGGGGCTCGGTGGTGATGGTGATGGGGAAACCATACTACGTACTGGGTTACGGCCAGGGCACATTTAAGGCGGTGGATTTAAAGGATGGCATCCACACACGCCTTAAGATTACGGACATGGTTAAGATGGGCGTCACTGTTCCCAATTATGATGTTGAGTGCGTGGAGCGCGGCTCAGCTAGGGTGCTGAGGGTTATTGTTGAGGGTAATGAGTACATAGTGAGCAACGCCTGCTAG
- a CDS encoding S1C family serine protease, with the protein MGFDLRSVIPRIVDEVKPSVVSIITRRLEVDDWLNVTPAMGVGTGFFIDEEHVLTANHVIQGASELTVITSDGDEHPGEVLGADPEFDTAILRVRGVRAKPVALGDSDKLRVGEPVIAIGYPLGLLGEPTVTLGVISAIGRTIRTPDGITLEGLIQTDAAINPGNSGGPLLNLDGEVVGINTAIIMGAQGIGFAVPINLAKLSVDEILRYGRIIRPRLGIYGTNLTKPMARYYRIAVDKGVLVVRVLAGSPADDAGIRPGDVITHIDDTELTSVFQLRIYLARKFMEGQRSFVVTIVRGRTRYKLKVEL; encoded by the coding sequence ATGGGTTTTGATTTGAGGAGTGTGATACCCAGGATTGTGGATGAGGTTAAACCTTCCGTGGTAAGCATCATAACCAGGAGGTTGGAGGTTGATGACTGGTTAAACGTAACACCAGCCATGGGTGTGGGCACGGGCTTCTTCATAGATGAGGAGCATGTTTTAACGGCGAACCATGTGATCCAGGGTGCGAGTGAGTTGACGGTGATAACATCAGACGGCGATGAACACCCAGGGGAGGTCCTGGGCGCGGACCCGGAGTTCGACACAGCAATACTCAGGGTTAGGGGCGTTAGGGCAAAGCCCGTGGCGCTCGGTGACTCGGATAAACTAAGGGTTGGTGAACCCGTAATCGCCATTGGATACCCCCTGGGCTTGTTGGGCGAGCCCACCGTGACCCTGGGCGTGATCTCCGCGATAGGGAGGACCATTAGAACCCCGGATGGCATTACCCTGGAGGGCTTGATACAGACGGACGCGGCAATAAACCCAGGTAATTCAGGGGGTCCCTTGCTGAACCTCGATGGTGAGGTTGTTGGGATTAACACGGCAATAATAATGGGTGCCCAGGGTATTGGCTTCGCGGTACCTATAAACCTGGCCAAGCTAAGTGTTGATGAGATACTTAGGTATGGTAGGATAATCAGGCCCAGGCTGGGTATTTACGGCACAAACCTCACAAAGCCCATGGCCAGGTATTACAGGATTGCCGTGGATAAGGGCGTACTTGTCGTCAGGGTTCTCGCGGGATCCCCAGCAGATGATGCGGGCATTAGACCTGGTGATGTAATAACCCACATAGACGATACCGAACTAACGAGCGTATTCCAACTGAGGATTTACCTGGCCAGGAAGTTCATGGAGGGGCAGAGGTCCTTCGTGGTGACGATTGTCAGGGGCAGGACAAGGTATAAACTCAAGGTTGAGCTCTAA
- a CDS encoding alkaline phosphatase family protein has translation MDLQVPEYGGNSTYNLANTLFLELGLKPRGPGLKFDLGIERKIVLILIDGVSYRDFISVINDNKLVEETHRITTVFPTTTATVITTLFTGLEPSRHGVVGTNVYIRELGMVVNTLNMGPIIGERDGLNRAGYDLKSVFRVGRTLFEELKDVGIRNRVYVPKGLGGGLSRLVYPSTELFEYVTHRDAIINASKFLQGLDTAFIHIYIPTVDSAAHKYGLSSEEYRENLHDTVNSVISLSQKYLRGCTVIITSDHGQEELTNNINANNIGGLMDLLYVPPYGDARAVHLRTNASREELMEILGRAGARGSLLSKGEVISLRLLGNEEGDGIDRVGDYIFLPARGQSLVYLYSKAGEELLNLKANHGGLTENELYVPLLVLR, from the coding sequence GTGGATTTGCAGGTACCTGAGTATGGAGGTAATAGCACGTACAACCTAGCCAACACATTATTCCTAGAGCTGGGCCTTAAACCCAGGGGCCCTGGGCTTAAGTTTGACCTTGGGATTGAACGTAAAATAGTACTAATATTAATAGATGGCGTGAGTTACAGGGACTTCATAAGCGTAATTAATGATAATAAGCTTGTTGAGGAAACCCATAGAATAACCACTGTATTCCCAACAACCACAGCCACCGTAATAACCACGTTATTCACAGGATTGGAACCATCAAGGCATGGTGTTGTGGGGACCAACGTCTACATTAGGGAATTGGGCATGGTGGTTAACACCCTAAACATGGGCCCAATTATTGGTGAGAGGGATGGACTCAATAGGGCTGGGTATGACCTAAAGAGTGTATTCAGGGTGGGCAGAACATTATTTGAGGAATTGAAGGATGTAGGCATTAGGAACAGGGTCTACGTGCCCAAAGGCTTGGGTGGCGGCTTGTCAAGGCTCGTGTACCCAAGCACCGAGCTATTCGAGTACGTGACGCACCGTGATGCCATTATAAACGCGTCCAAGTTCTTACAGGGGCTGGACACGGCGTTTATTCATATTTACATACCCACCGTGGACTCCGCAGCACATAAGTATGGGTTAAGCTCCGAGGAGTATAGGGAGAATCTCCACGACACTGTGAATTCCGTAATAAGCCTATCCCAGAAGTACCTGAGGGGCTGTACGGTAATAATAACCTCGGACCACGGTCAGGAGGAGCTAACGAATAACATTAACGCTAACAATATAGGTGGATTAATGGATCTCCTTTACGTACCACCTTATGGGGATGCAAGGGCTGTGCACTTGAGAACCAATGCCAGTAGGGAGGAGTTGATGGAGATCCTGGGCAGGGCGGGTGCCAGGGGCTCATTGCTCAGTAAGGGTGAGGTTATTAGCCTTAGGTTACTTGGTAATGAGGAGGGTGATGGGATTGATAGGGTTGGTGATTACATCTTCCTACCAGCCAGGGGGCAGTCCCTGGTCTACCTCTATAGTAAGGCTGGGGAGGAGCTGCTTAACCTCAAGGCCAACCATGGGGGCTTAACCGAAAATGAGCTCTACGTGCCACTGCTGGTGTTAAGGTAG